The DNA segment CGGCGTCGACGACATCCGCGCCCAGCGCATCGCGCCCTTCGATGCGGTCCCCTACGTCCTGCCGGTGGGCGATCCGCTGGTGGCCCCGCAGCCCCCGCCCGGCGGGCTGAACGAGCTCAAGGCCCAGCTCGAGGTGAAACCCAATCCGGTGCACGGCGCGCTGCGCATCGAGTTCGCGTTGTTCCGCTCGGAGCCGGCGACGCTCGATGTCTTCGATCTGGTGGGCCGCCGCGTCGCCCATCGCGAGCTCGCGGCTTCGTCGGGCGCACGCTCCATCACGCTCGATGAAGGCGCCTCGCTCGCGCCCGGGCTCTACCTGGTCAAGCTGACACAGGGCGATCTCCAGATCGCGCGCCGCGCCATCGTCGCTCGGTGACTGTCGCTCGTTGATCGGCGTGCGCGCGCCGGCGCCCGCGCCGCTTGACCCCCTCACTCGCGCTGATAGAATGCCGCGCAATTCGGGGGCGACTGTCCGGCTCTCTCGCGGCCTCCGCGACCCGAAATCGTTATCCGGTGGGGATGTAGCTCAGTTGGGAGAGCACCTCGTTCGCAACGAGGGGGTCGTCGGTTCGAATCCGATCATCTCCACCAATAATTTGGGCCAGGCCCAGCGCAACCCGACCTTGTGAACCCCGTCAGGACCGGAAGGTAGCAGCGGTAAGCAATCCTTCGGGTGTGCCGCTGATCCGCCTGGCCCTTTGAACCGGCGTTCGGAATGGCTCATCGCGCACTCACGCTCAAATACCGCCCGCAGGTCTTCGCCGACCTGATCGGGCAGGACCACGTGAGCCGGGTATTGACCCGCGCGCTCGAGAATCAGCGCGTGGCGCACGCCTACCTGTTCACCGGGGCGCGCGGCGTGGGCAAGACCACCAGCGCTCGCATCCTCGCCAAGGCTCTCAATTGCGAGAAGCGCCGCTCCGAGCGCGCCGCCGGCAAGCTCAAGACCGTCGATCCCTGCAACCAGTGCACGCCGTGCGTCGAGATCACCTCGGGCGTTTCGCTCGACGTGGCCGAGATCGACGGCGCCTCGAATCGCGGCATCGCCGATGTGCAGGCGCTGCGCGAGAAGGTGCGCTTCGCGCCGACCGGTGGCGCCTATCGCGTGGTGATCATCGACGAGGTGCATCAGCTCTCGGGCGACGCGTTCGCCGCATTGCTCAAGACGCTGGAAGAGCCGCCCGCTCATCTGGTGTTCATCTTCGCCACCACCGATCCGCAGAAGCTGCCCGACACCATCCGCTCGCGCACCCAGCGCTTCGACTTCGCGCGCGTCCCGCTGCGCAAGGTCGCCGACCGGCTGGTCGAGATCCAGAAGCGCGAAGCCGCCGATTCCGAAGGCGTGAAGTTCACGCTCACCGAGGACGCGGCGCTCTTGATCGCGCACAAGTCCGAGGGCTCCATGCGCGACGCGGTGAGCGCGCTCGATCAGGTGATTTCGGCCGGCGAGCCCGAAGTGAACGAAGAGCTGGTGCGCCGCGTGCTCGGCATCGCCGATCGCGAGGCGTTCTTCACGCTCGGCGACGCGATCGTGCGGCGCGACCCGAAAGCCGCGCTGCTGGCACTCCACGCCGCCTTCGACAAGGGCCTTGACCCTCGCGAGCTGGCCGAGGGTTTGAGCGAGCACGTGCGCCACATGCTGATCTTGAAGATCGATCCCGAGGGCGGCGATCTGGTGGCGCTCGCGCGCCACGATCTCGACCGATTGATCGAACAGGGCAGGGACTGGAGCGAGAGCGACCTGTTGCGCCTGCTGCGCCTGGCGTCGGAAGCGGCGCTGCCGATGCGCGACAGCCCGCAGCCGCTGATCCACCTCGAAGCCGCGGTGTTGCAGATGGCGACGCTCGAGCCGGGCGAGACGCTGGCGACGCTGCTCGAGCGCCTGGAGCAGCTGGAGCAGCGGCTCGGCGGCGGCGGCGGCGCCGCACCGCGCGGGACATCGGGCGGCGGTCCTGCGACGCGCGCCACGACGTCGGCGGCACCCGCGCGCCCGCCGGCGCCGGCTCCGGCGGGCGCGGCCAGCCCCTCGGCGGCCCCGCCGCGCCGCGGGTTTGGCCCGGGCGGGGCGACCTCGGGCGGATCCGATCCGCGCGCGAGCTTCGGCACGCCGATGACTTCGCCGTCCGCCTCGCCGGCCCCGCGCCCGCTCACGAACGTCGCCGCCCCGGCGGGCGCCGCGAGCGCGACCGCGCTCGCCGAGGCGCCGGAATTGTCGCCCGAGCTCGAAGCGCGCTGGAAGGACGTGCTGAGCGGGATCAATGGTCGCAAGCGCATGCTCGGCGCGTTCCTCGAGGCCTGTCGCTTCATGGGCTGCGCCGGGAACACGGTGTGCGTGGGGATGGACGATCTCCACCGCGTGGTGGTGGAAGAACAGGAGAATCGCGCGCTGATCGGCGAAGAGATCCGCCGAGCGTTTGGTGACATGCAC comes from the Candidatus Sulfotelmatobacter sp. genome and includes:
- a CDS encoding T9SS type A sorting domain-containing protein, with product GVDDIRAQRIAPFDAVPYVLPVGDPLVAPQPPPGGLNELKAQLEVKPNPVHGALRIEFALFRSEPATLDVFDLVGRRVAHRELAASSGARSITLDEGASLAPGLYLVKLTQGDLQIARRAIVAR
- the dnaX gene encoding DNA polymerase III subunit gamma/tau yields the protein MAHRALTLKYRPQVFADLIGQDHVSRVLTRALENQRVAHAYLFTGARGVGKTTSARILAKALNCEKRRSERAAGKLKTVDPCNQCTPCVEITSGVSLDVAEIDGASNRGIADVQALREKVRFAPTGGAYRVVIIDEVHQLSGDAFAALLKTLEEPPAHLVFIFATTDPQKLPDTIRSRTQRFDFARVPLRKVADRLVEIQKREAADSEGVKFTLTEDAALLIAHKSEGSMRDAVSALDQVISAGEPEVNEELVRRVLGIADREAFFTLGDAIVRRDPKAALLALHAAFDKGLDPRELAEGLSEHVRHMLILKIDPEGGDLVALARHDLDRLIEQGRDWSESDLLRLLRLASEAALPMRDSPQPLIHLEAAVLQMATLEPGETLATLLERLEQLEQRLGGGGGAAPRGTSGGGPATRATTSAAPARPPAPAPAGAASPSAAPPRRGFGPGGATSGGSDPRASFGTPMTSPSASPAPRPLTNVAAPAGAASATALAEAPELSPELEARWKDVLSGINGRKRMLGAFLEACRFMGCAGNTVCVGMDDLHRVVVEEQENRALIGEEIRRAFGDMHALRCVTGESVGGAAMPRPTAQDLKPMVDQAIAWFEGEVIERARRGETPPE